GCGGGTCGGCTTGTCGATCAGCCCTTCCCACTGCCAGGACGGCAGCTCACCGGTCTCGATGTCGACCTCGGCCCACTTGACCTTGGCGCCATAGCGATTCGCGGCCCGCAACCAGGGCGCGATGTTGGCCTCGTCGTCCAGGCGGGTGACCACCACCTCGTAGCCCAGCCCGACCCGGCTCGAAGAGGCCTCGGCCAGGGCGGTCAACAGCTGGGCCCGGTCCGCGCCCAGGACCACGCCCCGCGGATCGGCGTTGACCAGATCCGCGACAGCTTGCCGGGCAGCGGTGAGGACAGCCGCACTGCGGCGTGCCGATGGGTGCGGTCCAACAGCGGTGGGCATCGAGCCGCGGAAGGCGGTAGAAACCGTCGTCGCGACCGAATCGGGCACCAACATGCCGTTCTGGGCATCGAAGTGAACCCACCCATCGCCCAGAGACGGGTGCAAGCCACGCACCCGGGCGACGTCGTATGCCATGCCAGCCACCTTAGAGCGTCCGCAAATATCACAAACCGACACGATTTGGTGAGCGCCCGAGGAGCACGTTTGCGCTTCCGAGACCATGCTCGGACCGGGTCACCCTGGGCAGCCATACTAGTCCAGTGGGCTTCGGGTTCGGAGTGCTAATCGCACTGTTTTTGCTGGTGATCCCCGGGGCGCTGATAGCCAGGGCGGGCGGACTGACCGTGTCGGCGGCGGTTGTAGTGGGTCCAGCCTTGACCTACGGCACTGTTGCACTGACGATCGTCCCGCTCGGCGCGATCGGCGTGCCGTGGAACGCGTGGGCAGCATTGTTTGCTGTGGCCGTGATGTGCGCGGTTGCGGCCGGGTTGCGCAAGGTGCTGGCCCGCTACCGCGACCGTGACGCCGAGACATCCGGCGCGACGACACGCCCGGCCGCACTGGTTGCGGCCGGTGTGCTGCTGGGCGCGGCACTGATCGCCGCCGCCGCAGTCGCCGGCCTGGTGAACTGGCAATCGATCCCGAGCACCTGGGACTCGGTGTGGCACGCCAACACCGTCCGATGGATCCTCGACACCGGCCAGGCCTCACCGACCCACATGGGCGAACTGCGCAACGTCGAGACCCACCAGCCGCTCTACTACCCCTCGGCGTTCCACGCCCTGGCGGTCGTGTACTGCCAGCTCACCGGCGCCGCCGCGACAACCGCCTACACCGTGAGCTCGGCCGCCGCGGCCATCTGGCTGTTCCCGGTCAGCGCCGCGGTGCTGACGTGGAAGATCCTCCGCCCGCACACCAGCGAGATGCGCACCGCGGCAGCCGCGGCCACCGCGGCCGCACTGTCGGCGTCGTTCACCGCGATCCCCTACGTCGAGTTCGACGTCGCCGCGATGCCCAATCTCGTGGCCTACGGACTCGCGGTCCCGGTGTTCGCACTGATCGCCTCCACACCGGCGCACCGCGACCGCATCCCGCTCGCGGTCCTGGCCACCGTCGGCGTCTTCTCCGTGCATCTCACCGGCGGCGTGGTGACCGCACTCCTGGTCGGGATCTGGTGGCTGGTGGACGCGCTGTGGCGACCGGTACGCGGTCGCCGAGCCGACTTCCTGGCCCTGGCCGCGGTCGCGGTACCCACCGGGCTGATCCTGCTCCCCCAATTTCTCGCGGTCCTGCAGCAGACCGACATCATCGTCGGACACGCCTTCGTCAACCACCTCGGCAAGAAGTACTCACTGTTCGCCGCGGTCTTCCAGCACACCCGCCACCTCAACGACTTCCCGATCCAGAACGCACTCATCGCGCTGGCCGCCATCGGCGGGCTGGTGCTGCTGGTCAAGAAGATCTGGTGGCCGTTGGCGATCTGGCTCATCCTGATCGCGTCGATCGTGCATTCCGGAGCACCGTTCGGCGGACCGCTCGGCGTCCTCACCGGGACGTTCAGCGATCTGTTCTACAGCGACCCGCGGCGGCTGTCGGCGGTGGTCACCATGCTCTACGCCCCGATGGCCGCGATCGGGCTGGGCACCCTGGTCCTGCTCGGCGTCACGGTGCTGCGTCGCTCCGGCGCCCGCCCGGCCTGGATTCGCGGCACGGCCGTCGTCGTACTGGCCGCCACCACCGTCGGCCTGGCCTGGCACTACTTCCCCCGGCACAAGTTCCTGTTCGGGCAGAAGTACGACTCGGTGATGGTCGGAGCCAAGGACCTGGAGGCATTCGCCCATCTGGCCGAGCTGCCCGATGCCCGCACGACGCTGATCGGCGACGCCAACACCGACGGCACCGCCTGGATGTACGCGGTGTCCGGGCTACACCCGCTGTGGACCCACTACGACTACCCGGTCCAGCAGGGGCCGGGATATCACCGGTTCATTTTCTGGGCATACGCCGACGATGCCGACACCGATCCGCGCGTTGCCGAGGCGGTGGAAGCGCTCAACATCCGGTACGTGCTCACCAGTACGCCGGTGGTCCGGGGGTTCGTCATGCCCGACGGACTAGTGTCGCTAGACAGCTCACGGTCGTGGGAGAAGATCTACGACAACGGTGAGGACCGCATCTACCGCTGGCGCGGCGAGAACGCGGCCACCAAGAAGACCAATCACCATGAGACAGGAAGGCCATGACCATCAACCCCGACGATGACAACATCGAGATCCTGGCCAGCACGGCGGACGAGACCGATGCCGACGCTGACGGCAAGTCGCTGACCGATCTCGTCGAACAGCCGGCGAAGGTCATGCGGATCGGCACGATGATCAAGCAACTGCTGGAAGAGGTGCGCGCGGCCCCGCTCGACGACGCCAGCCGCAACCGGCTGCGCGACATCCACCGGACCAGCATCCGCGAGCTCGAGGACGGTCTGGCCCCCGAACTGCGCGAAGAACTCGAGCGGCTGACCCTGCCCTTCACCGAGGACAGCGTGCCGTCCGACGCCGAGCTGCGGATCGCGCAGGCCCAGCTGGTCGGCTGGCTGGAGGGCCTGTTCCACGGCATCCAGACGGCGTTGTTCGCCCAGCAGATGGCCGCCCGCGCCCAGCTCGAGCAGATGCGCCAGGGCGCGCTCCCGCCGGGACTGCAGGTCCCCGGCGGACAGCGCGGCGGTCCGGCGCATCCCGGCACCGGCCAGTACCTGTAGGTCGGCTGTTGTCTGATCCGTACATCTCGACGCGCGACGCGTGGGTCGAGTTCCCCATCTTCGACGCCAAGACGCGTTCACTGAAGAAGGCGTTTCTCGGCAAGGCCGGCGGCGCCATCGGACGCAACGAGTCCAACGTCGT
The genomic region above belongs to Mycolicibacterium sp. HK-90 and contains:
- a CDS encoding DUF6541 family protein codes for the protein MGFGFGVLIALFLLVIPGALIARAGGLTVSAAVVVGPALTYGTVALTIVPLGAIGVPWNAWAALFAVAVMCAVAAGLRKVLARYRDRDAETSGATTRPAALVAAGVLLGAALIAAAAVAGLVNWQSIPSTWDSVWHANTVRWILDTGQASPTHMGELRNVETHQPLYYPSAFHALAVVYCQLTGAAATTAYTVSSAAAAIWLFPVSAAVLTWKILRPHTSEMRTAAAAATAAALSASFTAIPYVEFDVAAMPNLVAYGLAVPVFALIASTPAHRDRIPLAVLATVGVFSVHLTGGVVTALLVGIWWLVDALWRPVRGRRADFLALAAVAVPTGLILLPQFLAVLQQTDIIVGHAFVNHLGKKYSLFAAVFQHTRHLNDFPIQNALIALAAIGGLVLLVKKIWWPLAIWLILIASIVHSGAPFGGPLGVLTGTFSDLFYSDPRRLSAVVTMLYAPMAAIGLGTLVLLGVTVLRRSGARPAWIRGTAVVVLAATTVGLAWHYFPRHKFLFGQKYDSVMVGAKDLEAFAHLAELPDARTTLIGDANTDGTAWMYAVSGLHPLWTHYDYPVQQGPGYHRFIFWAYADDADTDPRVAEAVEALNIRYVLTSTPVVRGFVMPDGLVSLDSSRSWEKIYDNGEDRIYRWRGENAATKKTNHHETGRP
- a CDS encoding bacterial proteasome activator family protein — its product is MTINPDDDNIEILASTADETDADADGKSLTDLVEQPAKVMRIGTMIKQLLEEVRAAPLDDASRNRLRDIHRTSIRELEDGLAPELREELERLTLPFTEDSVPSDAELRIAQAQLVGWLEGLFHGIQTALFAQQMAARAQLEQMRQGALPPGLQVPGGQRGGPAHPGTGQYL